A window of the Streptomyces sp. NBC_00454 genome harbors these coding sequences:
- a CDS encoding LON peptidase substrate-binding domain-containing protein produces the protein MTTVRLPLFPLNSVLFPGLVLPLNIFEERYRAMMRELLKAGEDEPRRFAVVAIRDGREVAPTAPGLPDQTALPERGPAAGFGADPIQAFHRVGCIADAASIREREDGSFEVMATGTVRVRLLSVDATGPYLTAELEELPEDAGEGAGALAEGVLRAFRSYQKRLAGARERSLTSTELPDEPSVVSYLVAAAAVLDIPAKQRLLQAPDIATRLAEELKLLRAETAVIRHLPSLPAVDLTRAPTSPN, from the coding sequence GTGACCACCGTTCGCCTGCCCCTCTTCCCCTTGAACTCGGTGCTGTTCCCGGGACTCGTCCTCCCGCTGAACATCTTCGAGGAGCGTTATCGCGCCATGATGCGCGAACTGCTGAAGGCGGGCGAGGACGAGCCGCGCCGTTTCGCGGTCGTCGCGATCCGCGACGGCCGGGAGGTCGCCCCCACCGCCCCCGGCCTGCCGGACCAGACCGCCCTGCCCGAGCGCGGCCCGGCCGCCGGCTTCGGCGCGGATCCCATCCAGGCGTTCCACCGGGTGGGCTGCATCGCGGACGCGGCCTCGATCCGGGAGCGGGAGGACGGCAGCTTCGAGGTCATGGCCACGGGCACCGTCCGGGTCCGCCTCCTCTCGGTCGACGCGACCGGCCCGTACCTGACGGCCGAGCTCGAAGAGCTCCCGGAGGACGCGGGCGAGGGAGCCGGAGCCCTGGCCGAAGGGGTCCTGCGCGCTTTCCGCAGCTACCAGAAGCGGCTGGCGGGAGCCCGCGAGCGGTCCCTGACCAGTACGGAGCTCCCCGACGAGCCGTCGGTGGTCTCGTACCTGGTCGCGGCGGCGGCGGTACTGGACATCCCGGCGAAGCAGCGTCTGCTGCAGGCCCCGGACATCGCCACCCGCCTCGCGGAGGAGCTGAAACTCCTGCGCGCGGAGACGGCCGTCATCCGCCACCTCCCCTCACTGCCCGCGGTGGACCTGACGCGCGCGCCGACGAGCCCGAACTGA
- the ybaK gene encoding Cys-tRNA(Pro) deacylase, with product MAKKKPAPAGTPAIVALTAAGADFKIHAYEHDPSHPSYGEEAAQALGVSPSQVFKTLLADVDGSLVVAVVPVSGSLDLKALAAAVGGKRAAMADPALAERTTGYVLGGISPLGQRRSLRTVLDTSASGFPTICVSAGRRGLEVELPPATLTTLTAATLAPIARA from the coding sequence ATGGCGAAGAAGAAGCCGGCGCCGGCCGGCACCCCGGCGATCGTCGCGCTGACGGCCGCGGGCGCCGATTTCAAGATCCACGCGTACGAGCACGACCCCTCCCACCCGTCCTACGGCGAAGAGGCCGCGCAGGCCCTCGGCGTCTCCCCGTCCCAGGTCTTCAAAACCCTGCTGGCGGACGTGGACGGCTCCCTGGTGGTGGCGGTGGTGCCGGTCTCGGGCAGCCTCGACCTCAAGGCGCTGGCCGCCGCGGTCGGCGGCAAACGCGCGGCGATGGCCGACCCGGCCCTGGCGGAACGCACCACGGGCTACGTCCTGGGCGGCATCTCCCCCCTGGGCCAGCGCCGAAGCCTCCGTACGGTCCTGGACACGTCGGCCTCGGGCTTCCCGACCATCTGCGTCTCGGCGGGCCGCCGGGGCCTGGAGGTCGAGCTGCCCCCCGCCACCCTGACCACCCTGACGGCGGCCACCCTGGCCCCGATCGCCCGCGCGTAG
- a CDS encoding ABC transporter permease, producing the protein MSATVAATATAAAATDGPGTEGVLAPRARFFPALAAVYRAQLSRARVSRIPLLFVATFQSVGIMILMRGVVDGGSEARAVVAGSSVLVVAFVALNLLAQYFGQLRASGGLDHYATLPVPPASVVLGAAAAYASFTLPGTLVTAVFGCVLFGLPMSGLWILAAVVPLAGAALAGLGAALGLLAPRQELATLAGQLGMSAALLLGVLPPERMPDVIVWARDLLPSTYGVEAFARTFEPHPDWAAVVLDLGVCAAVGVLSLAIATWAYRRAAVR; encoded by the coding sequence GTGAGCGCCACTGTCGCCGCCACGGCCACCGCCGCGGCCGCCACCGACGGACCGGGCACCGAGGGCGTACTGGCCCCGCGCGCACGGTTCTTCCCGGCGCTCGCCGCCGTCTACCGGGCGCAGCTGTCCCGGGCGCGGGTCTCGCGCATCCCGCTGCTCTTCGTGGCCACCTTCCAGTCCGTCGGGATCATGATCCTGATGCGGGGCGTGGTCGACGGGGGCTCCGAGGCGCGGGCCGTGGTCGCCGGCTCCTCCGTGCTGGTCGTGGCCTTCGTCGCGCTGAACCTCCTCGCGCAGTACTTCGGACAGCTCAGGGCGAGCGGCGGGCTGGACCACTACGCCACCCTGCCGGTGCCGCCCGCCTCGGTGGTGCTGGGCGCGGCCGCCGCGTACGCCTCCTTCACCCTGCCGGGCACGCTGGTGACGGCCGTCTTCGGGTGCGTGCTCTTCGGGCTGCCGATGAGCGGACTGTGGATCCTGGCGGCCGTGGTGCCGCTGGCCGGGGCCGCGCTCGCCGGGCTCGGCGCGGCGCTGGGACTGCTCGCGCCCCGGCAGGAGCTGGCCACCCTGGCCGGGCAGCTCGGAATGTCCGCGGCGCTGCTGCTGGGGGTGCTGCCGCCCGAGCGGATGCCGGACGTCATCGTGTGGGCGCGGGACCTGCTGCCGTCCACGTACGGGGTCGAGGCCTTCGCCCGTACCTTCGAGCCGCACCCCGACTGGGCGGCGGTCGTCCTCGACCTCGGAGTCTGCGCGGCGGTGGGCGTGCTGTCCCTGGCGATCGCCACCTGGGCGTACCGGCGGGCGGCGGTCCGCTGA
- a CDS encoding ABC transporter ATP-binding protein, whose amino-acid sequence MRTGTAQAETGTATAAGVASDVVCAVRDLVKTYPAVRGRRGAPALPETRATDGISLDVRRGEIFGLLGPNGAGKSTLVRQLTGLMRPDAGSVTLLGHDLVRHPERASRLLAYLGQESTALDELTVSLAAETTGRLRGLGLREARSERDAVLEELGLTEIAGRPLKKLSGGQRRLACFAAALVGERPVLVLDEPTTGMDPVARRAVWAAVDRRRAQSGATVLLVTHNVIEAETVLDRVAVIDQGRVIACDTPAGLKAQVSDEVRLELVWRTAPPLDIPEVAALAGAATESGRRWVLRLGQDEARAAVAAVTGGPAFAALDDFTLATPSLEDVYLALGGRTSKGLVKA is encoded by the coding sequence GTGAGAACGGGCACAGCACAGGCTGAAACGGGCACGGCAACGGCCGCGGGAGTGGCCTCCGACGTGGTCTGCGCGGTGCGTGACCTGGTCAAGACGTACCCCGCGGTACGGGGGCGGCGCGGAGCCCCGGCCCTGCCCGAGACCCGCGCCACCGACGGGATCTCCCTGGACGTCCGGCGCGGCGAGATCTTCGGCCTGCTCGGCCCCAACGGCGCAGGCAAGTCCACCCTGGTCCGCCAGCTCACCGGGCTGATGCGGCCCGACGCCGGTTCGGTGACCCTGCTCGGCCACGACCTCGTACGCCACCCCGAGCGGGCCTCCCGGCTGCTCGCCTACCTCGGGCAGGAATCCACCGCCCTCGACGAGCTCACCGTGTCCCTGGCCGCCGAGACCACCGGCCGGCTGCGCGGGCTCGGGCTGCGCGAGGCACGGTCCGAGCGGGACGCCGTCCTGGAGGAGCTCGGGCTGACCGAGATCGCCGGACGGCCCCTGAAGAAGCTCTCCGGCGGACAGCGGCGCCTGGCCTGCTTCGCCGCCGCACTGGTGGGGGAGCGGCCCGTACTGGTCCTCGACGAACCCACCACCGGCATGGACCCCGTGGCCCGGCGGGCCGTCTGGGCCGCCGTCGACCGGCGCCGCGCGCAGAGCGGAGCCACCGTGCTGCTGGTCACCCACAACGTCATCGAGGCGGAAACGGTCCTCGACCGGGTCGCCGTCATCGACCAGGGCCGGGTCATCGCCTGCGACACCCCGGCCGGACTCAAGGCCCAGGTCTCCGACGAGGTCCGCCTGGAACTCGTCTGGCGCACCGCGCCGCCCCTGGACATCCCCGAGGTCGCCGCGCTCGCCGGGGCGGCCACCGAATCCGGGCGGCGCTGGGTGCTGCGGCTCGGGCAGGACGAGGCGCGGGCGGCGGTGGCCGCCGTCACCGGCGGCCCGGCCTTCGCCGCCCTCGACGACTTCACGCTGGCCACGCCGAGCCTGGAGGACGTGTACCTCGCCCTGGGCGGGCGCACCTCGAAGGGACTGGTGAAGGCGTGA
- a CDS encoding NYN domain-containing protein, with amino-acid sequence MVRVDRCVVLVDAGYLLGAAASLLAGEPSRSRITVDHAALIQGLRERAEADTEQPLLRIYWFDGAPDRVPQPEHRRLRVMPRVTVRLGALTRSDGRWAQKGVDAAMHAELTELARNRACSDVVLVTGDGDLLPGLMSAKEHGVAVHLWAVQAADGDYNQSEDLVAEADERRVLDRTWITRAVRARDLTGLCAPAPAPRPEIAAILSAPLPEAALAEAARGNGSRPETAAEPEEGGVPGPASPATANGRTVPTPKDLAGALRAPGSPAPAPTPAAAGGAPPAGSALRWSSDKGWIDRAGPLGEPAETASLPTLAQLTSAEQRWADREEDITTVGGDPFEVGQVFARRWMERLPETVHLQKLATMYPRIPHRIDGELLRYAARFGLLAHKDDQIDEHDRYAIRAGFWREIDVRAAAEHVAAAGAPPVVVPQAPAAPSAATAAVAVAPAAE; translated from the coding sequence GTGGTACGCGTGGACCGCTGCGTCGTCCTGGTGGACGCCGGCTATCTGCTGGGCGCCGCCGCGAGCCTTCTCGCGGGAGAACCCTCCCGCTCCCGCATCACCGTCGACCATGCGGCGCTCATCCAGGGGCTGCGCGAGCGGGCCGAAGCCGACACCGAGCAGCCGCTGCTACGGATCTACTGGTTCGACGGTGCACCCGACCGGGTGCCCCAGCCCGAGCACCGCCGGCTGCGCGTCATGCCCCGCGTCACCGTCCGCCTGGGCGCCCTGACCCGCAGCGACGGCCGGTGGGCTCAGAAGGGCGTCGACGCCGCCATGCACGCCGAGCTCACCGAGCTCGCCCGCAACCGCGCCTGCTCGGACGTCGTACTCGTCACCGGCGACGGGGACCTGCTGCCCGGCCTGATGTCCGCCAAGGAACACGGGGTCGCCGTCCACCTGTGGGCCGTGCAGGCCGCCGACGGAGACTACAACCAGTCCGAGGACCTCGTCGCCGAAGCCGACGAACGCCGCGTCCTGGACCGTACGTGGATCACCCGGGCCGTCCGCGCCCGCGACCTCACCGGCCTGTGCGCACCGGCTCCCGCGCCGCGCCCCGAGATCGCCGCCATCCTCTCCGCGCCCCTGCCCGAGGCGGCCCTCGCCGAAGCCGCGCGCGGCAACGGCAGCCGGCCCGAGACCGCCGCGGAGCCCGAGGAGGGCGGCGTACCCGGCCCGGCCTCGCCCGCCACCGCGAACGGCCGGACCGTCCCGACCCCCAAGGACCTCGCGGGCGCCCTGCGCGCCCCCGGCTCCCCGGCCCCCGCCCCCACGCCCGCCGCTGCGGGCGGCGCGCCCCCGGCCGGCAGCGCCCTGCGCTGGTCCTCCGACAAGGGCTGGATCGACCGGGCCGGGCCCCTCGGCGAGCCCGCCGAAACCGCCTCGCTGCCCACCCTCGCCCAGCTCACCTCCGCCGAGCAGCGCTGGGCGGACCGCGAGGAGGACATCACCACCGTCGGCGGCGACCCCTTCGAGGTCGGCCAGGTCTTCGCCCGGCGCTGGATGGAGCGGCTCCCGGAAACCGTCCACCTGCAGAAGCTCGCCACCATGTACCCGCGGATCCCGCACCGGATCGACGGGGAGCTGCTGCGCTACGCCGCCCGCTTCGGGCTCCTCGCCCACAAGGACGACCAGATCGACGAGCACGACCGCTACGCCATCCGGGCCGGGTTCTGGCGCGAGATCGACGTACGGGCGGCCGCCGAACACGTGGCCGCCGCCGGTGCGCCCCCCGTCGTGGTCCCACAGGCCCCCGCGGCCCCCTCCGCGGCCACGGCCGCCGTCGCGGTGGCCCCGGCAGCCGAGTAG
- the dnaE gene encoding DNA polymerase III subunit alpha has product MTKTPFTHLHVHTQYSLLDGAARLKDMFNACNEMGMTHIAMSDHGNLHGAYDFFHTAKKAGVTPIIGIEAYVAPESRRNKRRIQWGQPHQKRDDVSGSGGYTHKTIWAANSTGLHNLFRLSSDAYAEGWLTKWPRMDKETISQWSEGLIASTGCPSGELQTRLRLGQFDEALKAASEYQDIFGKDRYFLELMDHGIEIERRVRDGLLEVGKKLGIPPLVTNDSHYTYAHESTAHDALLCIQTGKNLSDPDRFRFDGTGYYLKSTEEMYAVDSSDAWQEGCRNTLLVAEQIDTTGMFEAKNLMPKFEIPEEGYTEITWFKEEVRRGMNRRYPGGVPEDRQKQADYELDVIIQMGFPGYFLVVADFIMWAKNQGIAVGPGRGSAAGSIVAYAMGITDLDPITHGLIFERFLNPERVSMPDVDIDFDERRRVEVIRYVTDKYGDDKVAMIGTYGKIKAKNAIKDSARVLGYPYAMGDRLTKAMPADVLGKGIDLNGITDPSHPRYGEAGEIRAMYENEPDVKKVIDTARGVEGLVRQMGVHAAGVIMSSEPIVDHAPVWVRHTDGVTITQWDYPQCESLGLIKMDFLGLRNLTIMDDAVKMVKANKGIDLDLLGLPLDDAKTFELLGRGDTLGVFQFDGGPMRSLLRLMKPDNFEDISAVSALYRPGPMGMNSHTNYALRKNLQQEITPIHPELEEPLREILGVTYGLIVYQEQVQKAAQIIAGYSLGEADILRRVMGKKKPEELAKNFVIFEAGAKEKGFSDQAIKALWDVLVPFAGYAFNKAHSAAYGLVSYWTAYLKANFPAEYMAGLLTSVKDDKDKSAIYLNECRRMGIKVLPPNVNESEPNFAAQGDDVILFGLTAVRNVGQNVVESIIKTRKAKGKYSTFPDFLDKVEAVVCNKRTVESLIKAGAFDEMGHTRKGLVAHHEPMIDNVVAVKRKEAEGQFDLFGAMGDETASDEPGFGLDVEFSDVEWEKAYLLAQEREMLGLYVSDHPLFGLEHVLSDKTDAGISQLTGGEHGDGAVVTIGGIISGLQRKMTKQGNAWAIATVEDLAGSIECMFFPATYQLVSTQLVEDTVVFVKGRLDKREDVPRLVAMEMMVPDLSNAGTNAPVVLTIPTVKVTPPMVTRLGEILRHHHGNSEVRIKLQGPRTTTVLRLDKHRVKPDPALFGDLKVLLGPSCLAG; this is encoded by the coding sequence GTGACCAAGACGCCGTTCACGCACCTGCACGTCCACACTCAGTACTCCCTGCTGGACGGTGCCGCGCGGCTGAAGGACATGTTCAACGCGTGCAATGAGATGGGCATGACGCACATCGCCATGTCCGACCACGGCAACCTGCACGGGGCCTATGACTTCTTCCACACCGCGAAGAAGGCCGGAGTCACTCCGATCATCGGCATCGAGGCGTACGTCGCCCCGGAGTCCCGGCGCAACAAGCGGCGCATCCAGTGGGGCCAGCCCCACCAGAAGCGCGACGACGTGTCCGGTTCCGGTGGTTACACCCACAAGACGATCTGGGCGGCGAACTCCACCGGCCTGCACAACCTCTTCCGGCTGTCCTCCGACGCGTACGCCGAGGGCTGGCTGACCAAGTGGCCGCGCATGGACAAGGAGACGATCTCCCAGTGGTCGGAGGGGTTGATCGCCTCCACCGGCTGCCCCTCCGGCGAGCTCCAGACCAGGCTGCGCCTCGGCCAGTTCGACGAGGCCCTGAAGGCCGCCTCCGAGTACCAGGACATCTTCGGCAAGGACCGGTACTTCCTGGAGCTGATGGACCACGGCATCGAGATCGAGCGCCGGGTCCGCGACGGGCTCCTGGAGGTCGGCAAGAAGCTCGGCATCCCGCCGCTGGTCACCAACGACTCGCACTACACCTACGCGCACGAGTCGACCGCGCACGACGCCCTGCTGTGCATCCAGACCGGCAAGAACCTCTCGGACCCGGACCGCTTCCGCTTCGACGGCACCGGCTACTACCTGAAGTCCACGGAGGAGATGTACGCCGTCGACTCCTCGGACGCCTGGCAGGAGGGCTGCCGCAACACCCTCCTGGTGGCCGAGCAGATCGACACCACCGGCATGTTCGAGGCCAAGAACCTCATGCCGAAGTTCGAGATCCCGGAAGAGGGCTACACCGAGATCACCTGGTTCAAGGAGGAAGTGCGGCGCGGCATGAACCGCCGCTACCCGGGAGGGGTCCCCGAGGACCGGCAGAAGCAGGCCGACTACGAGCTGGACGTCATCATCCAGATGGGGTTCCCGGGCTACTTCCTCGTCGTCGCCGACTTCATCATGTGGGCCAAGAACCAGGGCATCGCGGTGGGCCCCGGCCGTGGCTCCGCGGCCGGCTCGATCGTCGCGTACGCCATGGGCATCACCGACCTCGACCCGATCACCCACGGTCTGATCTTCGAGCGGTTCCTGAACCCCGAGCGCGTCTCCATGCCCGATGTCGACATCGACTTCGACGAGCGCAGGCGCGTCGAAGTGATCCGGTACGTGACCGACAAGTACGGCGACGACAAGGTCGCCATGATCGGTACGTACGGAAAGATCAAGGCGAAGAACGCCATCAAGGACTCGGCCCGGGTCCTCGGCTACCCGTACGCCATGGGCGACCGGCTCACCAAGGCCATGCCCGCCGACGTCCTGGGCAAGGGCATCGACCTCAACGGCATCACCGACCCCTCGCACCCGCGCTACGGCGAGGCCGGCGAGATCCGGGCGATGTACGAGAACGAGCCGGACGTGAAGAAGGTCATCGACACCGCCCGCGGTGTGGAGGGCCTGGTCCGCCAGATGGGCGTGCACGCCGCCGGCGTGATCATGTCCAGCGAGCCGATCGTCGACCACGCCCCGGTCTGGGTGCGGCACACGGACGGCGTGACCATCACGCAGTGGGACTACCCGCAGTGCGAGTCCCTCGGCCTGATCAAGATGGACTTCCTCGGCCTGCGCAACCTCACGATCATGGACGACGCCGTCAAGATGGTGAAGGCCAACAAGGGGATCGACCTCGATCTCCTCGGCCTGCCGCTCGACGACGCCAAGACCTTCGAACTGCTCGGCCGCGGCGACACCCTCGGCGTGTTCCAGTTCGACGGCGGACCCATGCGCTCCCTGCTGCGCCTGATGAAGCCCGACAACTTCGAAGACATCTCCGCCGTCTCGGCCCTGTACCGGCCGGGCCCGATGGGCATGAACTCGCACACCAACTACGCCCTGCGCAAGAACCTCCAGCAGGAGATCACTCCGATCCACCCGGAGCTGGAGGAGCCCCTCAGGGAGATCCTCGGCGTCACCTACGGCCTCATCGTGTACCAGGAGCAGGTGCAGAAGGCCGCCCAGATCATCGCCGGGTACTCGCTCGGCGAGGCCGACATCCTGCGCCGCGTGATGGGCAAGAAGAAGCCCGAGGAACTGGCGAAGAACTTCGTGATCTTCGAGGCGGGAGCCAAGGAGAAGGGCTTCAGCGACCAGGCGATCAAGGCCCTGTGGGACGTCCTGGTCCCCTTCGCCGGCTACGCCTTCAACAAGGCGCACTCGGCCGCGTACGGCCTGGTCTCCTACTGGACCGCCTACCTCAAGGCCAACTTCCCGGCCGAGTACATGGCGGGTCTGCTCACCTCGGTCAAGGACGACAAGGACAAGTCCGCGATCTACCTGAACGAGTGCCGCCGGATGGGCATCAAGGTGCTCCCGCCGAACGTGAACGAGTCGGAGCCCAACTTCGCCGCCCAGGGCGACGACGTGATCCTCTTCGGCCTCACCGCCGTGCGCAACGTCGGCCAGAACGTCGTCGAGTCGATCATCAAGACCAGGAAGGCCAAGGGGAAGTACTCCACCTTCCCCGACTTCCTGGACAAGGTCGAAGCCGTCGTCTGCAACAAGCGCACCGTCGAATCGCTGATCAAGGCCGGCGCCTTCGACGAGATGGGCCACACCCGCAAGGGCCTGGTCGCCCACCACGAACCGATGATCGACAACGTGGTCGCGGTCAAGCGCAAGGAGGCCGAGGGGCAGTTCGACCTCTTCGGCGCAATGGGTGACGAGACCGCGAGCGACGAGCCCGGCTTCGGGCTCGACGTGGAGTTCTCCGACGTCGAGTGGGAGAAGGCCTACCTGCTCGCCCAGGAGCGCGAGATGCTCGGCCTCTACGTCTCCGACCACCCGCTCTTCGGCCTCGAGCACGTCCTCTCCGACAAGACCGACGCCGGAATCTCCCAGCTCACCGGCGGGGAGCACGGCGACGGCGCGGTCGTCACCATCGGCGGCATCATCTCGGGCCTCCAGCGCAAGATGACCAAGCAGGGCAACGCCTGGGCCATCGCCACCGTCGAGGACCTGGCCGGCTCCATCGAGTGCATGTTCTTCCCCGCGACCTACCAGCTCGTCTCCACCCAGCTGGTCGAGGACACCGTGGTCTTCGTCAAGGGCCGCCTGGACAAGCGCGAGGACGTCCCCCGGCTGGTCGCCATGGAGATGATGGTCCCCGACCTGTCCAACGCCGGGACCAACGCCCCCGTCGTCCTCACCATCCCGACCGTCAAGGTCACCCCGCCGATGGTGACCCGGCTGGGTGAGATCCTGCGCCACCACCACGGCAACAGCGAGGTGCGGATCAAGCTCCAGGGGCCCCGCACCACCACCGTGCTCCGCCTCGACAAGCACCGGGTCAAGCCCGACCCCGCGCTCTTCGGCGACCTCAAGGTGCTCCTCGGACCGTCCTGCCTGGCCGGATAG
- a CDS encoding DUF2252 domain-containing protein, translated as MAVPETNDEQRAEQILDVFDIAFGELLAADPAAFQVKFRKMAASAFAFYRGTACLFYSDLERERHGGPYLDERTGRVWIHGDLHAENFGTYMDANGRLVFNVNDFDEAYVGPFTWDLKRFAASVALIGYTKALSDEQISGLVRTYAAAYRERIHQLATGAKHEEVPSFTLDTADGPLLEALRDARRRTRFALLDSMTEIRDHERRFSPGAGTIELDAATRYKVLAAFDGYLESLPDESLVRPDSYRVKDVVGRRGVGIGSAGLPSYNILLEGHSDALENDVVIYLKQAQTPAVSRHITDRAVREYFRHEGHRTVISQRALQAHADPWLGWTELDGSGQLVAEVSPYAVDLDWSDLDDPEEIAAVVADLGRATATMHGAADEQESGQTLVPFSTERAIDAAIAADEEGFAELLVDFAHAYGTRARADHQIFVDLFRNGHVLSRRQQP; from the coding sequence ATGGCGGTTCCCGAGACCAACGACGAGCAGCGCGCCGAGCAGATACTCGACGTGTTCGACATCGCGTTCGGTGAGCTGCTCGCCGCAGACCCCGCCGCCTTCCAGGTCAAGTTCCGGAAGATGGCGGCCTCCGCCTTCGCCTTCTACCGCGGCACGGCCTGCCTGTTCTACTCCGACCTGGAGCGCGAGCGGCACGGCGGCCCCTACCTGGACGAGCGCACCGGCCGGGTGTGGATCCACGGCGATCTGCACGCCGAGAACTTCGGCACCTACATGGACGCCAACGGCCGGCTGGTCTTCAACGTCAACGACTTCGACGAGGCCTACGTCGGCCCCTTCACCTGGGACCTCAAGCGGTTCGCGGCCTCCGTCGCCCTGATCGGCTACACCAAGGCGCTCAGCGACGAGCAGATCAGCGGGCTCGTGCGGACCTACGCGGCGGCCTACCGGGAGCGGATCCACCAGCTGGCGACCGGCGCCAAGCACGAGGAGGTCCCCTCCTTCACCCTGGACACGGCCGACGGCCCGCTGCTGGAGGCCCTGCGCGACGCCCGCCGCCGCACCCGCTTCGCCCTCCTGGACTCGATGACCGAGATCCGGGACCACGAGCGCCGCTTCTCCCCCGGCGCCGGGACCATCGAGCTGGACGCGGCCACCCGCTACAAGGTGCTCGCCGCCTTCGACGGGTACCTGGAGAGCCTGCCGGACGAGTCCCTGGTGCGCCCGGACTCCTACCGGGTCAAGGACGTGGTGGGCCGCCGGGGCGTCGGCATCGGCTCGGCGGGCCTGCCCTCGTACAACATCCTGCTGGAGGGGCACAGCGACGCCCTGGAGAACGACGTCGTGATCTACCTCAAGCAGGCGCAGACCCCGGCGGTGTCCCGGCACATCACCGACCGGGCGGTGCGCGAGTACTTCCGGCACGAGGGGCACCGCACGGTGATCTCCCAGCGGGCCCTGCAGGCGCACGCCGACCCGTGGCTGGGCTGGACCGAGCTGGACGGCTCGGGGCAGCTGGTGGCGGAGGTCTCCCCCTACGCGGTGGACCTGGACTGGTCCGACCTGGACGATCCGGAGGAGATCGCGGCCGTGGTCGCGGACCTGGGCCGGGCGACGGCGACCATGCACGGCGCGGCCGACGAGCAGGAGAGCGGCCAGACGCTGGTCCCCTTCTCCACGGAGCGGGCCATCGACGCGGCCATCGCCGCCGACGAGGAGGGTTTCGCGGAGCTGCTCGTGGACTTCGCCCACGCCTACGGGACCCGGGCGCGCGCCGACCACCAGATCTTCGTGGACCTCTTCCGCAACGGGCACGTCCTGAGCCGGCGGCAGCAGCCGTAG
- a CDS encoding DsbA family protein, with translation MSSRNSQANKAAARERLRAEREQHAKKAKIRRQVFVAAGVAAALALAGGVGYLVVQANKPGEWDAAAKADVVAPKNTTGENGTTVVIGKADAKKTLELYEDSRCPVCATFEQTIGPQLKKDLDAGKYKIQYIGATFIDKGIPGSGSKNALSALGAALNVSPEAFLEYKTALYSAANHPDEKDDKFAKDDYLLSVADQVPTLKGNAEFKKAVEDGTYNRWALEMSKTFDKSGVTGTPTLKMDGKKIDPLPQSPEAFTTAIDKAIAG, from the coding sequence ATGAGCTCACGCAACAGCCAGGCGAACAAGGCAGCGGCCCGCGAGCGGCTGCGCGCCGAGCGCGAGCAGCACGCCAAGAAGGCCAAGATCCGCCGCCAGGTGTTCGTGGCCGCCGGCGTGGCCGCGGCCCTCGCCCTGGCCGGCGGAGTCGGCTACCTGGTCGTGCAGGCCAACAAGCCCGGCGAGTGGGACGCGGCCGCCAAGGCCGACGTGGTCGCGCCGAAGAACACCACGGGCGAGAACGGCACCACCGTCGTCATAGGCAAGGCCGACGCCAAGAAGACCCTGGAGCTGTACGAGGACTCGCGCTGCCCCGTCTGCGCCACCTTCGAGCAGACGATCGGCCCGCAGCTCAAGAAGGACCTCGACGCGGGCAAGTACAAGATCCAGTACATCGGCGCCACCTTCATCGACAAGGGCATCCCGGGCAGCGGCTCGAAGAACGCCCTGAGCGCGCTGGGCGCCGCCCTCAACGTCAGCCCCGAGGCGTTCCTGGAGTACAAGACGGCCCTCTACTCCGCGGCGAACCACCCGGACGAGAAGGACGACAAGTTCGCCAAGGACGACTACCTCCTGTCGGTCGCGGACCAGGTCCCGACGCTCAAGGGCAACGCCGAGTTCAAGAAGGCCGTCGAGGACGGCACGTACAACCGGTGGGCGCTGGAGATGTCCAAGACCTTCGACAAGAGCGGTGTGACGGGCACGCCGACGCTGAAGATGGACGGCAAGAAGATCGACCCGCTGCCGCAGTCGCCCGAGGCGTTCACAACGGCGATCGACAAGGCCATCGCGGGCTGA